The following are from one region of the Chloracidobacterium sp. genome:
- a CDS encoding winged helix-turn-helix transcriptional regulator: MQACGIPVVDGLLNAGGSGTTVDELTQSFGLTKSLVATIIRKLRDMGLIESHRQHKAPSSHIIEAHAFPGATVSPTGSFQDL; this comes from the coding sequence TTGCAAGCGTGTGGGATCCCGGTCGTTGACGGGTTGCTGAACGCCGGCGGCAGCGGCACAACTGTCGATGAACTGACCCAATCATTTGGCCTCACCAAGTCGCTGGTGGCGACGATCATTCGCAAGTTGCGTGACATGGGCCTGATCGAGTCCCATCGTCAACATAAGGCGCCCTCTAGCCATATCATCGAAGCCCACGCCTTTCCAGGTGCTACAGTTTCGCCGACAGGGAGTTTTCAGGACCTATAA